A stretch of Rhinopithecus roxellana isolate Shanxi Qingling chromosome 12, ASM756505v1, whole genome shotgun sequence DNA encodes these proteins:
- the CNKSR1 gene encoding connector enhancer of kinase suppressor of ras 1, with translation MEPVETWTPGKVATWLRGLDDSLQDYPFEDWQLPGKNLLQLCPRSLEALAVRCLGHQELILGGVEQLQALSSRLPTENLKSLTEGLLGATHDFQSIVQGRLGDCAKTPIDVLCATVELVHEANALLFWLSRYLFSHLNDFSACQEIRDLLEELSQVLHEDGPAAEKEGTVLRICSHVAGICHNILVCCPKELLEQRAVLEQVQLDSPLGLEIHTTSNCQHFVSQVDTQVPTDSQLQIQPGDEVVQINEQVVVGWPRKNMVRELLREPAGLSLVLKKIPIPETPPQTPPQVLDSPHRRSPSLSLAPLSPRAPSEDVFAFDLSSNPSPGPSPAWTDSASLGPEPLPIPLETPAILPAGVAGTSGLPESPDKSPVGRKKSKGLATRLSRRRVSCRELGRPDCGGWLLLRKAPGGFMGPRWRRCWFVLKGHTLYWYRQPQDEKAEGLINVSNYSLESGHDQKKKYVFQLTHDVYKPFIFAADTLTDLSMWVRHLITCISKYQSAGRAPPPREEDCYSETEAEDPDDEAGSRSASPSPAQAGSPLHGDTSPAATPTQRSPRTSFGSLTDSSEEALEGMVQGLRQGGVSLLGRPQPLTQEQWRSSFMRRNRDPQLNERVHRVRALQSTLKAKLQELQVLEEVLGDPELTGEKFRQWKEQNQDLYSEGLGAWGVAQAEGSSHILTSDSREQTPHSLSSDPEEHSHLCPLTSESNL, from the exons ATGGAACCGGTAGAGACCTGGACCCCCGGAAAGGTGGCAACTTGGCTGAGAG GTCTTGACGACTCCCTGCAGGACTATCCCTTTGAGGACTGGCAGCTGCCTGGCAAGAACCTGCTCCAGCTCTGCCCCCGAAGCCTCGAGGCTCTGGCTGTGCGGTGTCTGGGACACCAGGAGCTCATCCTGGGTGGGGTGGAACAGCTCCAGGCCCTG AGCTCCAGGCTACCAACAGAGAACCTGAAGAGCCTGACAGAGGGCCTGCTGGGGGCAACCCATGACTTCCAGAGCATAGTCCAAGGCCGCCTGGGGGACTGTGCCAAGACCCCTATTGATGTCCTCTGTGCAACTGTGGAGCTGGTGCATGAAGCCAACGCCCTCCTCTTCTGGCTCAGCAG GTACCTCTTCTCCCACTTAAATGACTTCTCGGCATGCCAGGAGATCCGGGACTTGTTGGAGGAGCTGAGCCAGGTCTTGCATGAG GATGGTCCAGCAGCTGAGAAGGAGGGCACAGTCCTGAGGATC tGCAGCCACGTGGCTGGGATCTGCCACAACATCCTGGTCTGCTGCCCCAAGGAGCTGCTGGAGCAGAGGGCCGTGCTCGAGCAGGTGCAGCTGGACAGTCCATTG gGCCTGGAAATTCACACCACCAGCAATTGCCAGCACTTTGTGTCCCAAGTGGACACCCAG GTTCCCACTGACTCCCAGCTGCAGATCCAACCTGGAGACGAGGTTGTCCAGATCAACGAGCAGGTGGTG gtggGATGGCCCCGTAAGAACATGGTGAGGGAGCTGCTGCGGGAGCCAGCCGGACTCAGCTTAGTGCTAAAGAAGATCCCGATACCGGAGACCCCCCCACAG ACGCCCCCTCAGGTCCTGGACTCCCCGCACCGGAGGAGCCCATCACTGTCTCTGGCCCCACTGTCTCCCAG GGCCCCATCTGAAGACGTCTTTGCCTTCGACCTGTCTTCAAACCCCAGTCCCGGACCCAGCCCTGCCTGGACAG ACTCTGCCTCCCTTGGCCCTGAGCCCCTGCCCATCCCCCTGGAAACCCCAGCCATACTCCCAGCAGGGGTAGCAGGGACTTCAGGGCTCCCTGAATCCCCTGACAAG AGTCCTGTTGGTCGGAAGAAATCAAAAG GCCTGGCGACCCGGCTGAGCCGCCGGCGGGTGTCATGCCGAGAGCTGGGCCGGCCGGACTGTGGCGGCTGGCTCCTGTTGCGAAAGGCACCCGGTGGCTTCATGGGCCCGCGCTGGCGCCGCTGCTGGTTTGTGCTCAAGGGACACACGCTCTACTGGTACCGCCAGCCCCAG GATGAGAAGGCTGAGGGCCTCATCAATGTCTCCAACTATAGTCTGGAAAGTGGACATGATCAGAAGAAGAAATA TGTGTTTCAGCTCACCCATGATGTGTACAAACCCTTCATCTTCGCTGCTGATACCCTGACAGATCTGAGCAT GTGGGTGCGTCATCTCATTACCTGCATCTCCAAGTACCAGTCTGCAGGCCGGGCACCCCCGCCTCGAGAGGAAG ACTGCTACAGTGAGACCGAAGCAGAAGACCCAGACGATGAGGCTGGGTCCCGCTCAGCCTCG CCCAGCCCTGCTCAAGCTGGGAGTCCCCTCCATGGAGACACATCACCTGCAGCCACCCCCACACAGCGCAGCCCACGGACCTCCTTTGGCTCTCTGACAG ACAGCAGTGAAGAGGCACTGGAAGGAATGGtacaggggctgaggcagggtggTGTATCCCTCCTAGGCCGGCCACAGCCCCTAACCCAGGAACAGTGGCGGAGCTCTTTCATGCGGCGCAACCGAGACCCTCAGCTCAATGAGCGAGTGCACCGTGTACGGGCGCTACAGAGCACACTCAAG GCAAAGCTGCAGGAGCTGCAGGTCCTAGAAGAAGTGCTGGGTGACCCTGAACTGACAGGCGAGAAGTTCCGCCAGTGGAAGGAGCAGAACCAGGATCTGTACTCAGAGGGCCTGGGGGCCTGGGGAGTGGCACAGGCTGAAGGTAGCTCCCACATCTTGACCTCTGACTCCAGAGAACAGACCCCCCACTCCCTGTCCTCTGACCCTGAAGAGCACTCCCATCTCTGCCCTCTGACCTCAGAGAGCAACCTCTAA
- the CATSPER4 gene encoding cation channel sperm-associated protein 4 produces MRDNEKAWWQQWTSHTGLMVGGGTQEDRMGFGGGVAALRGRPSPLQSTIHESYGRPEEQVLINRRDIMNKADTWDMQEYITRMYIKQLLRHPAFQLLLALLLVINAITIALRTNSYLDQKHYELFSTIDDIVLTILMCEVLLGWLNGFWIFWKDGWNILNFIIVFILLLRFFINEINIPSINYTLRALRLVHVCMAVEPLARIIRVILQSVPDMANIMVLILFFMLVFSVFGVTLFGAFVPKHFRNIQVALYTLFICITQDGWVDIYSDFQTEKREYAMEIGGAIYFTIFITIGAFIGINLFVIVVTTNLEQMMKAEEQGQQQRITFSETGAEEEEENDQLPLVHCVVARSEKSGFLQEPLVGGPLSNLSENTCDNFCLVLEAIQENLRQYKEIRDELNMIVEEVRAIRFNQEQEAEVLQRQSSTSRSLETTSSKDIRQMSQHRDLLSALVNMEKVHDSSSQILLQKRKNSH; encoded by the exons ATGAGGGATAATGAAAAGGCCTGGTGGCAGCAGTGGACCTCCCACACAGGCCTCATGGTGGGGGGCGGGACTCAGGAGGACCGTATGGGGTTTGGAGGGGGAGTAGCTGCACTGAGGGGCCGCCCCTCTCCCCTGCAGAGTACCATTCACGAGTCCTACGGTCGGCCAGAGGAGCAGGTGCTCATCAACCGCCGGGACATCATGAACAAAGCG GACACCTGGGACATGCAGGAGTACATCACTCGCATGTACATCAAGCAGCTGCTCCGACACCCCGCCTTCCAACTGCTGCTGGCCCTGCTGCTGGTGATCAACGCTATCACCATCGCTCTCCGCACCAACTCCTACCTAGACCAG AAACACTATGAGTTGTTCTCTACCATAGATGACATTGTGCTGACCATCCTTATGTGTGAAGTTCTCCTCGGCTGGCTCAATGGCTTCTGGATTTTCTGGAAG GACGGCTGGAACATCCTCAACTTCATTATCGTCTTTATCTTGCTCTTGCGGTTCTTCATTAATGAAATCAATATCCCCTCCATCAACTATACTCTCAG GGCGCTTCGTCTGGTGCATGTGTGCATGGCGGTGGAGCCCCTGGCCCGGATCATCCGCGTCATCCTGCAGTCGGTGCCTGACATGGCCAATATCATGGTCCTCATCCTCTTCTTCATGCTG GTTTTTTCAGTGTTTGGGGTAACCCTCTTTGGTGCATTTGTGCCCAAGCATTTCCGGAACATACAGGTTGCGCTGTACACCCTCTTCATCTGCATCACCCAGGATGGCTGGGTGGACATCTACAGTGACTTCCA GACAGAGAAGAGGGAATATGCAATGGAGATTGGGGGTGCCATCTACTTTACCATCTTCATCACCATCGGTGCCTTCATTGGCATCAACCTGTTTGTCATCGTGGTGACCACCAACCTGGAGCAAATGATGAAGGCAGAAGAGCAGGGACAACAGCAACGAATTACCTTTAGTGAG ACAGGcgcagaggaagaggaggagaatgaCCAGCTGCCACTGGTGCACTGTGTGGTCGCCCGCTCGGAGAAATCTGGTTTCCTCCAGGAACCCCTTGTGGGAGGCCCCCTGTCCAACCTCTCAGAAAACACGTGTGACAACTTTTGCTTGGTGCTTGAGGCAATACAGGAGAACCTGAGGCAGTACAAGGAGATCAGAGATGAACTCAACAT GATTGTGGAGGAGGTGCGTGCAATCCGCTTCAACcaggagcaggaggcagaggtgttGCAAAGGCAGTCTTCGACGAGCAGATCATTGGAGACTACGTCATCCAAGGACATCCGCCAGATGTCTCAACACCGAGACTTGCTCAGTGCGCTCGTTAACATGGAAAAG GTTCATGACTCTAGCTCACAAATACTCCTTCAAAAACGCAAGAACAGCCATTGA